One region of Flavobacterium sp. GSB-24 genomic DNA includes:
- a CDS encoding PAS domain-containing sensor histidine kinase, whose amino-acid sequence MKNQALLKAIIDNAIDGIITINEKGIVESINPSACRLFLYDPEEVIGKNISLLMPSPDREKHDSYIESYKSSGIPHIIGHDRDVLGRKKDGNIFPFRLGVSEVKFEGERIFAGFIHDMSHQKEAENRLMQYTQHLEELVKDRTHSLNETIAALTQTKEEVSSTLEKEKELGKIKSRLLSMASHEFRTPLSTIHLSTSLIQRYSEDLNNTKIETHIRKIKSAVSNLTTILDDFLLLEKAESNKITLQISCFDLQDFIKEIISELKLLTKKKQKIISIPNTEVTLVKLDKNLLKNCIINLVSNAIKYSGEETEIELSTAMTSSKIIINVKDNGIGIPEGDHEHLFEAFFRAHNTGNIPGTGLGLHIVSRYVSLMNGTISFESAINKGTLFTIELPRL is encoded by the coding sequence ATGAAAAATCAAGCACTTTTAAAGGCAATTATTGATAATGCAATCGATGGCATCATAACAATTAATGAAAAGGGAATTGTAGAATCTATAAATCCTTCTGCCTGCCGGCTTTTTTTATATGATCCAGAAGAAGTAATCGGGAAAAACATTTCACTTTTGATGCCTTCTCCCGACCGGGAAAAACATGATTCCTATATAGAAAGTTATAAATCTTCTGGAATTCCTCATATCATTGGCCATGACAGAGATGTGCTCGGCCGAAAAAAAGACGGCAACATTTTTCCCTTCCGACTTGGAGTGAGCGAAGTGAAATTTGAAGGAGAAAGAATTTTTGCAGGTTTCATTCATGACATGAGCCACCAAAAAGAAGCCGAAAACAGACTCATGCAGTACACCCAGCATTTGGAGGAACTGGTAAAAGACCGCACCCATTCGCTAAATGAAACAATTGCCGCATTAACTCAGACTAAGGAAGAGGTCAGCAGTACACTGGAAAAAGAAAAAGAACTCGGTAAAATTAAAAGCCGCCTCTTATCTATGGCTTCGCATGAATTCAGGACACCGCTCAGCACCATTCATCTTTCCACTTCTTTGATTCAGCGCTATTCAGAAGATTTAAATAATACCAAAATTGAAACGCACATAAGAAAAATTAAAAGTGCTGTTTCAAACCTAACGACTATTCTGGATGATTTTCTGCTTCTTGAAAAAGCGGAATCTAATAAAATTACACTCCAGATATCCTGTTTTGATCTTCAAGATTTTATAAAGGAAATCATAAGTGAATTAAAGCTTCTCACCAAAAAAAAACAAAAAATCATAAGCATTCCCAACACAGAAGTCACTTTAGTAAAATTAGATAAAAACCTGCTCAAAAACTGTATTATCAATCTGGTTTCTAATGCGATTAAATACTCTGGTGAAGAAACTGAAATTGAACTTTCGACAGCAATGACCTCCAGCAAGATCATTATAAATGTAAAGGATAACGGTATTGGTATACCCGAAGGAGATCATGAACATCTATTTGAAGCTTTCTTTAGGGCTCATAATACAGGAAATATACCGGGAACCGGTCTCGGACTGCACATTGTTTCACGATATGTATCTCTGATGAATGGCACCATTTCTTTTGAAAGTGCAATTAACAAAGGAACTTTATTTACTATTGAACTGCCGCGTTTATGA